The following proteins are co-located in the Mycolicibacterium goodii genome:
- a CDS encoding carboxymuconolactone decarboxylase family protein → MTQTLNSTERVNVYKAFPELYDAMMTLSSTSAKDFDHTIGELVKIRASQINRCGFCLDMHTRDARKQGETEQRLALIAAWEEAGDLFTEREQAALALTEAVTNINHGPVPDAVYERASAVFDDRELSQLIAMIVTINAWNRINVSVKMSFPRR, encoded by the coding sequence ATGACACAGACACTCAATTCCACCGAACGCGTCAACGTCTACAAGGCCTTCCCCGAGTTGTACGACGCGATGATGACGCTGTCCTCCACGTCCGCAAAGGATTTCGACCACACCATCGGCGAGCTGGTGAAGATCCGCGCCTCGCAGATCAACCGCTGCGGGTTCTGCCTGGACATGCACACCCGCGACGCCCGCAAACAGGGCGAGACCGAGCAACGACTCGCGCTGATCGCGGCGTGGGAGGAAGCCGGTGACCTGTTCACCGAGCGTGAGCAGGCGGCTCTCGCGCTCACCGAGGCCGTGACGAACATCAACCACGGGCCGGTGCCCGACGCCGTCTACGAGCGCGCCTCCGCGGTGTTCGACGACCGGGAACTCAGCCAGTTGATCGCGATGATCGTGACCATCAACGCGTGGAATCGCATCAATGTCAGCGTGAAGATGTCGTTCCCGCGGCGCTGA
- a CDS encoding PLP-dependent aminotransferase family protein, producing the protein MTSRANSGARDLELHTVITPGSRTAREQLINALRDGIRSGRLSTGTVLPPSRILAADLRLARNTVAEAYAELVAEGWLASRQGAGTWVARTEVPRPAPPPRRIAGTPRHNLMPGSPDVAEFPRTAWLASARRALSNAPASALRMGDPRGMLELRSALAEYLGRVRGVRTTPESIVICSGVRNGVELLGKVFGTQRRIAVEAYGLFIFRDALAALGLTTTPIDLDEHGAVISDLDALDTPAVLLTPAHHSPHGMPLHPTRRSEVIEWARRTGGYVIDDDYDGEFRYDRQPVGALQSLDPERVAYLGSASKSMAQALRVGWMVLPQALIEPVIAAAGGQQYNVDAITALTLADFIATGGYDRHIRRMRNRYRRRRDHLVSALADFDVGIRGLAAGVNMLLTLPDGAEPEVLRRAGEAGIALQGLALMRHPLAGPHIPDPDGIIIGFGAPAEHAFRPAVEALRGVLEDVLHRRPR; encoded by the coding sequence ATGACTTCGCGGGCCAATTCTGGTGCTCGGGACCTTGAGCTGCACACCGTCATCACCCCGGGCAGCCGCACCGCCCGCGAGCAGCTCATCAACGCCCTGCGCGACGGCATCCGATCGGGACGCCTGAGCACCGGAACCGTGCTCCCGCCGTCGCGCATCCTGGCCGCGGATCTGCGACTGGCACGCAACACCGTGGCCGAGGCGTACGCCGAACTGGTCGCCGAAGGCTGGCTGGCCTCACGCCAGGGCGCGGGGACCTGGGTCGCACGCACCGAGGTTCCGCGACCGGCACCGCCCCCGCGACGCATCGCAGGTACGCCCAGACACAACCTGATGCCCGGTTCGCCCGACGTCGCGGAGTTCCCGCGCACCGCGTGGCTGGCCTCGGCGCGTCGGGCATTGTCCAACGCCCCGGCCTCGGCCCTGCGCATGGGCGATCCCCGCGGGATGCTCGAATTGCGTTCGGCGCTGGCCGAATACCTCGGCCGCGTGCGCGGCGTGCGCACCACACCGGAGTCGATCGTGATCTGCTCCGGGGTCCGAAACGGCGTCGAACTGCTCGGCAAGGTGTTCGGGACGCAGCGTCGCATCGCAGTGGAAGCCTACGGGCTGTTCATCTTTCGCGATGCCCTGGCCGCGCTGGGCCTCACCACCACACCGATCGATCTCGACGAACACGGCGCGGTGATCAGCGATCTCGACGCGCTCGACACCCCCGCGGTGCTGCTCACCCCGGCACACCACAGCCCGCACGGCATGCCGCTGCACCCTACGCGGCGCAGCGAAGTGATCGAATGGGCGCGCCGCACCGGCGGATACGTGATCGACGACGACTACGACGGGGAATTCCGCTACGACCGCCAACCCGTCGGCGCACTGCAATCCTTGGACCCCGAGCGCGTCGCCTACCTGGGATCGGCCAGCAAGAGCATGGCGCAGGCACTGCGGGTGGGGTGGATGGTGCTGCCGCAGGCGTTGATCGAACCGGTGATCGCCGCGGCGGGCGGGCAGCAGTACAACGTCGACGCCATCACGGCGTTGACGCTGGCCGACTTCATCGCCACGGGCGGTTACGACCGCCACATCCGGCGCATGCGCAACCGCTACCGGCGTCGTCGCGACCACCTGGTCTCGGCGCTGGCCGACTTCGACGTCGGCATCCGCGGGCTGGCCGCCGGCGTCAACATGCTGCTCACCCTGCCCGACGGCGCCGAACCCGAGGTGCTGCGGCGCGCGGGCGAGGCCGGCATCGCCCTGCAGGGCCTGGCGCTCATGCGTCACCCGCTGGCCGGCCCGCACATCCCCGACCCCGACGGCATCATCATCGGGTTCGGCGCACCCGCCGAACACGCCTTCCGACCAGCGGTTGAGGCGCTGCGCGGCGTGCTGGAAGACGTACTGCACCGCCGACCTCGCTAA
- a CDS encoding GtrA family protein — translation MADTASTTPRLSLATQAFRFIVTGGLSAIVDFGLYVLLLAAGLHVNVAKTLSFIAGTTTAYLINRRWTFQAPPSKARFIAVCVLYAVTYAVQVGINYVFYMAWDEKPWRVPVAFVIAQGTATVINFVVQRAVIFRLR, via the coding sequence GTGGCCGACACCGCATCGACGACTCCCCGCCTGAGCCTGGCGACCCAGGCGTTCCGGTTCATCGTGACCGGCGGACTGTCGGCGATCGTCGACTTCGGGCTGTATGTGCTGCTGCTCGCGGCCGGACTGCACGTCAACGTGGCCAAGACGCTGAGCTTCATCGCGGGCACCACCACCGCCTACCTGATCAACCGGCGCTGGACGTTCCAGGCGCCGCCCAGCAAGGCCCGTTTCATCGCGGTGTGCGTGCTGTACGCGGTGACCTACGCCGTGCAGGTGGGCATCAACTACGTCTTCTACATGGCGTGGGACGAGAAGCCCTGGCGGGTGCCCGTGGCGTTCGTGATCGCCCAGGGCACCGCGACCGTCATCAACTTCGTCGTGCAGCGCGCCGTCATCTTCCGGCTGCGCTGA
- a CDS encoding 3-keto-5-aminohexanoate cleavage protein, whose product MNDKVIITCAVTGGMTVPAQSAAIPITVDEIVRAGVEAAEAGAAVLHVHVREEATGRPVADLDLFERALTELKKNTDAVIQPTTGGGRGMTVEERASVLKFRPEMATFNAGSFNFGLFPVAARDLPFADWERDYLEGTTDYIFKNTFADMTYMAEQMRQADTRPEIEVYDVGHIYNLEQLVKDGVLEPPFNLQFVLGVLGANAAEPDQLIHMLRTAERVFGRDSFTWSAAGVGYRGEFGLAALSLILGGNVRVGLEDNLRITRTENATSNAQLVRKAVDLAATFDRTPATPDEARQFLGLKGSAAVGF is encoded by the coding sequence ATGAACGACAAGGTCATCATCACCTGCGCCGTCACCGGCGGAATGACCGTGCCCGCACAGTCCGCGGCGATCCCGATCACCGTCGACGAGATCGTCCGAGCCGGTGTCGAGGCCGCCGAGGCGGGCGCCGCGGTGCTGCACGTGCACGTGCGGGAGGAGGCGACGGGACGGCCGGTCGCCGATCTCGACCTGTTCGAGCGGGCGCTCACCGAACTCAAGAAGAACACCGACGCCGTGATCCAGCCGACGACCGGTGGCGGTCGCGGCATGACCGTCGAGGAGCGCGCGTCGGTGCTGAAGTTCCGGCCCGAGATGGCCACGTTCAACGCGGGCAGCTTCAACTTCGGTCTGTTCCCGGTCGCGGCCCGGGATCTGCCGTTCGCCGACTGGGAACGTGACTACCTCGAAGGCACCACCGATTACATCTTCAAGAACACCTTCGCGGACATGACCTACATGGCCGAGCAGATGCGCCAGGCCGACACCCGCCCCGAGATCGAGGTGTACGACGTCGGCCACATCTACAACCTCGAACAGCTGGTCAAGGACGGTGTGCTGGAGCCGCCGTTCAACCTGCAGTTCGTGCTCGGTGTCCTCGGCGCCAACGCCGCGGAGCCCGATCAGCTGATCCACATGCTGCGCACCGCCGAGCGGGTGTTCGGCCGGGACTCGTTCACCTGGTCGGCCGCCGGGGTCGGCTACCGCGGCGAGTTCGGCCTGGCGGCGCTGTCGCTGATCCTCGGTGGCAACGTGCGCGTCGGCCTGGAGGACAACCTGCGGATCACCAGGACCGAGAACGCGACCTCCAACGCGCAACTGGTGCGCAAGGCCGTCGACCTCGCCGCGACGTTCGACCGCACACCGGCCACCCCGGACGAGGCCCGGCAGTTCCTCGGGCTCAAGGGCTCCGCGGCGGTCGGGTTCTGA
- a CDS encoding ketopantoate reductase family protein, protein MSDARILVVGAGAIGGVTAAHLARAGRDVTVLDANAEHVRLMNSPGLTFDELGETSQVKITAVDGPAGLTGRFDFALVALKAPYLESALRPLVEGDLVDTYVSLGNGLVQTTIQQIVGTERFVVGITEWGATNVGPGHVAQTTVAPFVIGEVDGTLTARLETLRDVLSAAAEVQVCTDVMNQVWTKLLLNSTFSGLAGVSAMLYGEIAADPLGRTMAYHLWTESYDVARAAGFSVGPLVGIEPRDLVVRSAADLARADAALEVLMNKLGATKASMLQDLERGATTEVDVINGGVCSTAAKAGVASPFNARIVELVHECEQGLRSPGRETLEALAQISAQRQGVNS, encoded by the coding sequence ATGAGCGACGCACGCATCCTCGTCGTGGGCGCCGGCGCGATCGGCGGTGTCACCGCCGCGCACCTCGCGCGCGCCGGACGGGACGTGACGGTGCTCGACGCCAACGCCGAACACGTCCGGTTGATGAACTCACCGGGCCTGACGTTCGACGAACTCGGCGAGACCAGCCAGGTCAAGATCACCGCCGTCGACGGTCCCGCCGGCCTCACCGGCCGGTTCGACTTCGCCCTGGTCGCCCTCAAGGCCCCGTATCTGGAGTCGGCACTGCGACCCCTGGTCGAGGGCGACCTGGTCGACACCTATGTGTCCCTCGGAAACGGGTTGGTGCAGACCACCATTCAGCAGATCGTCGGCACCGAGCGTTTCGTGGTCGGCATCACCGAGTGGGGTGCGACCAATGTCGGGCCCGGGCACGTCGCGCAGACCACCGTGGCCCCGTTCGTGATCGGCGAGGTCGACGGCACGCTCACCGCGCGTCTGGAAACGCTGCGCGATGTGCTGTCCGCGGCCGCCGAGGTGCAGGTCTGCACCGATGTGATGAACCAGGTGTGGACGAAACTGCTTCTCAACAGCACCTTCTCGGGGTTGGCGGGCGTGAGCGCAATGCTGTACGGCGAGATCGCCGCCGACCCGCTCGGCCGCACGATGGCCTACCACCTGTGGACCGAGTCCTACGATGTCGCGCGTGCGGCCGGCTTCTCGGTCGGCCCGCTCGTCGGCATCGAACCCCGTGACCTCGTCGTCCGCTCCGCCGCAGACCTGGCCCGCGCCGATGCGGCACTGGAGGTCCTGATGAACAAGCTCGGCGCCACCAAGGCGTCGATGCTGCAGGACCTTGAACGCGGCGCCACCACCGAGGTGGACGTCATCAACGGCGGGGTGTGCAGCACCGCGGCGAAAGCCGGTGTGGCAAGTCCGTTCAACGCCCGCATCGTCGAACTGGTCCACGAATGCGAACAGGGCCTGCGGTCGCCCGGCCGGGAAACACTCGAAGCGCTCGCCCAGATTTCCGCTCAACGACAAGGAGTCAACTCATGA
- a CDS encoding MFS transporter: MDRLIFRKLMPLLIAAYIIAFIDRTNIGLAKHHLEVDLGISAAAYGLGAGLFFLAYSLCEVPSNLIMHRVGARMWIARIMVTWGLLSAAMAFVQGPASFYVLRILLGAAEAGLFPGVMLYLTFWFGRDQLARANGAFLVAVCLANIVGAPLGGALLGMDGVLGWHGWQWMFVIEGVPAVLLAAVVLKVLPNGPLEAKWLEPATARALVDRLEREKADGAAASGTHSFAGVFRDKQILLVIAVYFTHQIAVYSLTYFLPGIIGGWGEMSDLTIGLLTALPWVAAAVGTLVLPRHATDGRKSRMLLFGGMAAMVVGFVIGAVAGPALALIGFCIAASTFFVVQSILFTIPASRLTGAALAGGLALVNTLGILGGFVGPFVMGLLESVTDNPAAGLWFVIALLVLGTAVSVALKVRAAPQPELKGVKA, from the coding sequence TTGGACAGGCTCATCTTTCGTAAGTTGATGCCGCTGCTGATCGCGGCCTACATCATCGCGTTCATCGACCGCACCAACATCGGCCTGGCCAAACACCACCTCGAGGTCGACCTCGGAATCTCCGCGGCCGCCTACGGTTTGGGTGCGGGCCTGTTCTTCCTCGCGTACTCGCTGTGCGAGGTGCCGAGCAACCTCATCATGCACCGGGTCGGCGCGCGGATGTGGATCGCCCGGATCATGGTGACCTGGGGATTGTTGTCGGCGGCCATGGCGTTCGTGCAGGGCCCGGCGTCGTTCTACGTGCTGCGGATCCTGCTGGGCGCCGCCGAGGCCGGCCTGTTCCCGGGGGTGATGCTGTACCTCACCTTCTGGTTCGGCCGTGATCAGCTCGCACGGGCCAACGGCGCGTTCCTGGTCGCGGTGTGCCTGGCCAACATCGTCGGCGCGCCGCTCGGCGGGGCCCTGCTCGGCATGGACGGCGTGCTGGGCTGGCACGGGTGGCAGTGGATGTTCGTCATCGAGGGGGTGCCCGCGGTGCTGCTGGCGGCCGTGGTGCTCAAGGTCCTGCCCAACGGGCCGCTGGAGGCCAAGTGGCTGGAGCCGGCAACCGCGCGGGCGCTGGTCGACCGGCTGGAGCGGGAAAAGGCCGACGGCGCAGCGGCGTCGGGGACCCACTCGTTCGCAGGGGTGTTCCGCGACAAGCAGATCCTGCTGGTCATCGCGGTGTACTTCACGCATCAGATCGCGGTGTACAGCCTCACCTACTTCCTGCCCGGCATCATCGGCGGTTGGGGTGAGATGTCCGATCTGACAATCGGTTTGCTCACCGCGCTGCCGTGGGTCGCGGCGGCGGTCGGCACGCTGGTGCTGCCGCGGCACGCCACCGACGGGCGCAAGTCGCGGATGCTGCTGTTCGGTGGGATGGCGGCCATGGTGGTCGGATTCGTGATCGGCGCGGTCGCCGGCCCGGCGCTGGCGTTGATCGGGTTCTGCATCGCGGCGTCGACGTTCTTCGTCGTGCAGTCGATCCTCTTCACGATCCCGGCGTCGCGGCTCACCGGTGCCGCACTCGCCGGCGGGCTGGCCCTGGTCAACACACTCGGCATCCTCGGCGGATTTGTCGGCCCGTTCGTGATGGGCCTGCTCGAATCCGTCACCGACAACCCCGCTGCCGGACTGTGGTTCGTCATCGCGCTGCTGGTCCTGGGCACCGCGGTGAGCGTCGCCCTCAAGGTCCGCGCCGCACCTCAACCCGAACTGAAGGGAGTGAAAGCATGA
- a CDS encoding LacI family DNA-binding transcriptional regulator → MRADPSRRQRPARVSAADVARAVGVSPATVSYVMNGRAGVSEQTRAKILEVAEELGHISSARADRLRSHQTRVIGLILTDIANPFYTEIAAGTIDAARARGYEVFLAHTQEDPQTLRSIVDTMIARQVDGVVITVLHPDDGEVIRALRSAHIPLVQLSRRIQRVDADFVGIDDRAAASEMMEHVVAHGYQDIVTVVGPRTSSASAAREEGFIRTAESHGIRTVASQRISTYLSERGGYEAVGQVLARKSLPRVIVCGSDVIALGAISALRERSLNVPDDVAVTGFDGLYPGPLLELTTVNQPRREMAEQSIELLTRRIEGAGGSYQSVLRAHQLRIGTTCGCPRMRPHMAA, encoded by the coding sequence GTGAGAGCAGATCCATCGCGGCGGCAGCGACCCGCCCGGGTCTCGGCGGCCGACGTGGCGCGGGCGGTCGGCGTCTCGCCGGCGACCGTCTCCTACGTCATGAACGGACGCGCCGGCGTCTCCGAGCAGACCCGGGCGAAGATCCTGGAAGTGGCCGAGGAACTCGGGCACATCTCCAGTGCGCGCGCGGACCGGCTCCGGTCACACCAGACGCGGGTGATCGGGCTGATCCTGACCGATATCGCCAACCCCTTCTACACCGAGATCGCGGCGGGCACGATCGACGCCGCGCGGGCCCGCGGCTACGAGGTGTTCCTCGCGCACACGCAGGAGGACCCGCAGACGCTGCGGTCGATCGTCGACACTATGATCGCCCGGCAGGTCGACGGGGTCGTGATCACGGTGCTGCACCCCGACGACGGTGAGGTGATCCGCGCGCTGCGCAGCGCGCACATCCCGCTGGTGCAGCTGTCGCGGCGGATCCAGCGCGTCGACGCCGATTTCGTCGGCATCGACGACCGCGCCGCGGCCTCGGAGATGATGGAACACGTTGTCGCCCATGGCTACCAGGACATCGTCACCGTCGTCGGTCCCCGCACGTCGAGTGCGTCGGCCGCGCGTGAAGAGGGATTCATCCGCACCGCCGAGTCACACGGCATCCGGACCGTGGCGTCGCAACGCATCAGCACCTACCTCAGCGAGCGCGGCGGCTACGAGGCCGTCGGGCAGGTGCTGGCGCGCAAATCGCTGCCGCGGGTGATCGTGTGCGGCAGCGACGTCATCGCGCTCGGCGCCATCAGCGCCCTGCGGGAACGCTCCCTCAACGTTCCCGACGACGTCGCCGTCACGGGTTTCGACGGGCTCTACCCCGGTCCGCTGCTGGAGCTCACCACGGTCAACCAGCCGCGGCGTGAGATGGCCGAGCAGTCGATCGAACTGCTGACCCGACGCATCGAAGGGGCAGGCGGCTCCTACCAGTCGGTGCTGCGCGCCCATCAACTGCGCATCGGAACCACCTGCGGTTGCCCCCGGATGCGGCCGCACATGGCGGCCTGA
- a CDS encoding SMP-30/gluconolactonase/LRE family protein codes for MGTAINRDYSISVVADLKTTLGEGPLWDTEQQLLYWLDSADGRIFRATAAGSDIRAWDVREKIGSMALYRDGSAALAALENGLWRVDFATGELTEVLEVERDLPSNRLNDGKVDQRGRFVFGSMDTLEESRSGKLYSFSPDGTLQILDDGITVSNGPCWSPDGQTLYFCDTWTGEIWCYEYDLDTGKVSNRRTFTRVDTSGGGAADGATVDAEGYLWQALVYGGKIIRYAPDGTVDHVIDFPVRKPTSVMFGGPDLDVLYVTSMARPPLPRFPEDGQLRGSLFAIHGLGVRGLPEPRFGA; via the coding sequence ATGGGAACCGCGATCAACCGCGACTACTCGATCAGCGTCGTCGCCGATCTCAAGACCACCCTCGGCGAGGGACCGCTGTGGGATACCGAGCAGCAGTTGCTGTACTGGCTCGACAGCGCCGACGGGCGCATCTTCCGTGCGACCGCTGCGGGTTCGGACATCCGGGCATGGGACGTGCGGGAGAAGATCGGCTCGATGGCGCTGTACCGCGATGGTTCAGCCGCGCTCGCCGCACTCGAAAATGGTTTGTGGCGAGTCGATTTCGCGACCGGTGAGCTGACCGAAGTGCTGGAGGTGGAGCGCGACCTGCCCAGCAACCGGCTCAACGACGGCAAGGTCGACCAGCGCGGCCGGTTCGTGTTCGGGTCGATGGACACTCTCGAGGAGTCCCGCAGCGGCAAGCTGTACAGCTTCAGCCCCGACGGCACCCTGCAGATCCTCGACGACGGCATCACGGTCTCCAACGGTCCGTGCTGGAGCCCAGACGGACAGACGCTCTACTTCTGCGACACGTGGACCGGTGAGATCTGGTGCTACGAATACGATCTGGACACCGGCAAGGTGTCCAACCGGCGCACGTTCACGCGGGTGGACACCAGCGGCGGCGGTGCCGCCGACGGTGCCACCGTCGATGCCGAGGGCTACCTGTGGCAGGCGCTGGTGTACGGCGGCAAGATCATCCGCTACGCACCGGACGGCACCGTCGACCATGTCATCGACTTCCCGGTGCGCAAACCCACCAGCGTGATGTTCGGCGGGCCCGACCTCGACGTCCTCTACGTGACCTCGATGGCGCGTCCGCCGCTGCCGCGGTTCCCCGAGGACGGACAGCTGCGCGGCTCCCTGTTCGCCATCCACGGCCTCGGCGTGCGCGGCCTCCCCGAACCCCGCTTCGGCGCCTGA
- a CDS encoding MFS transporter: MTIGSRRVSLRNTHKYSWISLGVCWLIWVLNAYDREIILRLGPTISEHFHFSPETWGAIASLIMISLAVLAIPGSTLSDRYGGGWKRARFQVPLVIGYTALSFISGLKAVSSHAAAFIVLRVGVNLGAGWGEPVGVSNTAEWWPKERRGFALGAHHTGYPVGSLLSGLSAAVVIGTFGPDNWSYALFLGLIIAVPLMLFWGRYSTAERISTLYEDIAAKGLTPPEGDEARAASGGKGLITACFKIRSINLTALTTLLTQVVYMGINVVLPAYLYNVVGLSLAESAGLSVVFAFTGVLGQILWPTLSDVIGRKPTIMICGIWMAISVACFYFATSSVLVVVIQLAFGVVANAVWPIYYAAASDAAPDGAVSTANGIITTAMFIGGGIAPLLMGRLIAVGGGWEAHRGYIICFFVMSACALAGALLQIFLRRPAVEEEEPVLASS, from the coding sequence ATGACAATCGGCTCGCGCAGGGTCTCGCTGCGTAACACGCACAAGTACTCCTGGATCTCGCTGGGGGTGTGCTGGCTGATCTGGGTGCTGAACGCCTATGACCGCGAGATCATCCTGCGCCTGGGCCCCACCATTTCTGAGCATTTCCACTTCAGCCCCGAGACCTGGGGTGCCATCGCGTCACTGATCATGATCTCGCTTGCCGTGCTGGCCATCCCGGGATCGACGCTCAGCGACCGCTACGGCGGCGGCTGGAAACGCGCCCGCTTCCAGGTTCCGCTCGTGATCGGTTACACCGCACTGTCTTTCATCTCCGGACTCAAGGCGGTCAGCTCGCACGCCGCGGCGTTCATCGTGCTGCGGGTCGGGGTCAACCTCGGCGCGGGCTGGGGTGAACCGGTCGGCGTCAGCAACACCGCCGAGTGGTGGCCCAAGGAGCGCCGCGGTTTCGCGTTGGGTGCCCACCACACCGGCTACCCCGTCGGGTCGCTGCTCAGCGGTCTGTCGGCGGCCGTCGTTATCGGGACGTTCGGACCCGACAACTGGTCCTATGCCCTGTTCCTCGGCCTGATCATCGCGGTGCCCCTCATGCTGTTCTGGGGCCGGTATTCGACCGCGGAGCGCATCAGCACCCTCTACGAGGACATCGCCGCCAAGGGCCTCACCCCGCCCGAGGGTGACGAGGCACGGGCGGCCTCCGGCGGCAAGGGCCTGATCACGGCGTGCTTCAAGATCCGCAGCATCAACCTGACCGCGCTGACGACGCTGCTCACCCAGGTCGTGTACATGGGCATCAACGTGGTGCTGCCCGCCTACCTCTACAACGTCGTCGGGCTGTCTTTGGCCGAATCGGCCGGCCTGAGCGTCGTCTTCGCGTTCACCGGCGTGCTGGGGCAGATCCTGTGGCCCACACTCTCCGACGTCATCGGCCGCAAGCCCACGATCATGATCTGCGGCATCTGGATGGCCATCAGCGTCGCGTGCTTCTACTTCGCGACGTCGTCGGTGCTCGTGGTGGTGATCCAGCTGGCGTTCGGTGTGGTCGCCAACGCCGTGTGGCCCATCTACTACGCCGCGGCCTCCGACGCGGCACCCGACGGTGCGGTGTCGACGGCCAACGGCATCATCACCACGGCCATGTTCATCGGTGGCGGTATCGCGCCGCTGCTCATGGGCAGGCTGATCGCCGTCGGCGGCGGCTGGGAGGCACACCGCGGCTACATCATCTGCTTCTTCGTGATGTCGGCCTGCGCGCTGGCCGGCGCGCTGCTCCAGATCTTCCTGCGCCGCCCGGCCGTCGAGGAAGAGGAGCCCGTGCTCGCGTCTTCGTGA
- a CDS encoding ESX-1 secretion-associated protein, whose translation MPPFGRHRYARAAALAAHNRTCSHPNDRQGRIMTNSELHVTPAEVRRSADQMDVVAHEASSSRKAMADGISGQTTAWKEAGTPGFAKFVGIAHSQAERLRTDLTDLRDRLRTAADVYERQDHEAGGALDSSVGVTD comes from the coding sequence GTGCCGCCGTTCGGCCGCCACCGCTACGCCCGCGCCGCCGCCCTTGCCGCCCACAACAGGACCTGTTCCCACCCGAACGACAGGCAGGGCCGGATCATGACGAATTCTGAACTTCATGTGACACCGGCCGAGGTGCGCCGCTCCGCGGACCAGATGGACGTGGTTGCACACGAGGCTTCTTCGAGCCGTAAGGCGATGGCCGACGGGATCTCGGGTCAGACAACGGCGTGGAAGGAAGCCGGCACACCAGGTTTTGCGAAGTTCGTGGGAATTGCCCACTCGCAGGCTGAACGGTTGCGTACCGATCTGACCGACCTCCGCGACCGGCTGCGTACGGCCGCCGATGTCTACGAACGCCAGGATCACGAAGCGGGCGGAGCTCTCGACAGTTCCGTCGGAGTAACGGACTGA
- a CDS encoding LppA family lipoprotein, whose amino-acid sequence MACVVLMVAAACGGSNGDGGYDSPILNEDVPVANLTDLPDIEQSRIEMLDLMGLVRDEVSRIAPATQPWRWNREESRSGCVQKESGLRGVSLGTQNLISDTPLTDDEWAAAFPVVERLTRESGLGTVTVMANASRNHDVRFSSDDGRTLVFGTAEASVIAGRIECRRSAATATPAPPPLPPTTGPVPTRTTGRAGS is encoded by the coding sequence ATGGCGTGTGTGGTCCTGATGGTGGCCGCAGCATGCGGTGGTAGTAACGGCGATGGCGGATATGACTCGCCGATTCTGAATGAGGATGTTCCCGTGGCCAACTTGACCGATCTCCCGGATATTGAGCAGTCCAGGATTGAAATGTTGGACCTGATGGGGCTGGTGCGTGATGAAGTTTCCCGAATTGCACCGGCGACCCAACCCTGGCGGTGGAACCGCGAAGAATCTCGATCAGGGTGTGTACAGAAAGAAAGTGGCCTCCGCGGCGTTTCGCTGGGTACACAGAATCTCATTTCAGATACCCCACTCACCGATGACGAGTGGGCAGCGGCATTCCCGGTAGTGGAGAGGCTGACCAGGGAGTCCGGTCTGGGAACCGTCACGGTGATGGCGAACGCCAGTCGGAATCACGACGTCCGGTTCAGCAGCGACGACGGGCGAACACTTGTATTCGGGACTGCGGAAGCGTCGGTTATTGCCGGAAGGATCGAGTGCCGCCGTTCGGCCGCCACCGCTACGCCCGCGCCGCCGCCCTTGCCGCCCACAACAGGACCTGTTCCCACCCGAACGACAGGCAGGGCCGGATCATGA